One Streptosporangium sp. NBC_01495 DNA window includes the following coding sequences:
- a CDS encoding alpha/beta hydrolase has product MFRRTLAVATAASLAYVTVPPPAGDRVVRVYGDLGTAEHVAVVVPGSDTTAATFDGGRAKPYSTPGGGARALLAEARVLDPGARLAVVAWLGYDSPATLSLGVLTGEAAERGAADLRRYITGTLGGKRVSLLCHSYGSVVCAGAVPGSGVADTAVFGSPGLGVSSAAELGGTRLWAGSGARDWMRRVPKLRIGPLGFGPDPAGPAFGARLFGTGSAGHSEYFEPGGESLRNLTLIALGRGGEVSRG; this is encoded by the coding sequence ATGTTCCGCCGCACGCTCGCCGTGGCCACCGCCGCGTCGCTCGCCTACGTGACGGTCCCGCCGCCCGCGGGCGACCGGGTGGTGCGGGTCTACGGGGACCTCGGCACGGCCGAGCACGTCGCGGTCGTCGTCCCCGGCTCCGACACCACGGCCGCCACCTTCGACGGTGGCAGGGCCAAGCCGTACAGCACACCGGGGGGCGGGGCGCGGGCGCTGCTGGCCGAGGCGCGGGTGCTGGACCCCGGGGCGAGGCTGGCGGTGGTCGCCTGGCTCGGCTACGACAGCCCGGCGACGCTCAGCCTCGGCGTGCTGACCGGCGAGGCCGCCGAAAGAGGGGCCGCCGACCTGCGGCGATACATCACCGGGACGCTCGGGGGAAAACGGGTCAGCCTGCTGTGCCACAGCTACGGCTCGGTGGTGTGCGCCGGGGCCGTGCCCGGTTCCGGGGTCGCGGACACGGCCGTCTTCGGCAGCCCGGGGCTGGGCGTCTCGTCGGCCGCCGAGCTGGGCGGCACCCGGTTGTGGGCGGGCAGCGGCGCCCGCGACTGGATGCGCCGGGTGCCCAAGCTCAGGATCGGCCCGCTCGGATTCGGCCCCGATCCCGCGGGCCCGGCCTTCGGCGCCCGCCTGTTCGGTACCGGTTCCGCCGGGCACAGCGAGTATTTCGAACCGGGCGGCGAGTCCCTGCGCAACCTGACCCTGATCGCGCTCGGCCGTGGCGGCGAGGTGTCCCGTGGCTAG
- a CDS encoding VanZ family protein, translating into MDYALEVARILPIVVLASVLVYLGILLVTRRRGRLRGARIVAEFLLTGSVVTYVYVTQFMEFGNGLGDLLNLRPLHSFYLATEYGLANAESFVQVALNVLITVPIGTLFPLVFPGRWERVRFAFLGGLALSVATEALQLATGRNADIDDVLANTAGVALGTAIVVVVRAVVDRARASEEWARVTTWRVTAAAVTILGVVAPFVTVVAINAGDRTGVVYYGHLRPSGVRLPGSIPAQGAKANLYRFAPAETQEATLARLRRQVGVKGDCVKKGEAWMCSGEAAMRLVVHSHGTWSLFLDSGAGANPDPAGVPDEKAGLPLARAHLADHGIDVGTLTYLGVGDDWEDGYLHLDYASREHGGDTRLWGKVSVTLGEKGELVGLDDARIPVELVRSVGTISPRAAITIAQDVGAGATPEMASVTSVTASHYFDEDSGYLIPVWQVEGSLPNGNRPDISWNPVIDARDG; encoded by the coding sequence GTGGACTACGCGTTGGAGGTCGCGAGGATCCTTCCGATTGTCGTGCTGGCTTCCGTGCTCGTCTACCTGGGAATCCTCCTCGTCACGCGACGCCGGGGGCGGCTTCGGGGGGCACGGATCGTCGCCGAGTTCCTCCTGACCGGATCGGTGGTGACCTATGTCTATGTCACCCAATTCATGGAATTCGGCAATGGGCTGGGAGACCTGCTCAATCTACGACCATTGCACTCCTTCTACCTCGCGACGGAATACGGACTCGCCAACGCGGAGAGTTTCGTGCAGGTCGCATTGAACGTCCTGATCACGGTGCCGATCGGGACGTTGTTCCCCCTGGTGTTCCCGGGGAGGTGGGAGCGCGTCCGGTTCGCGTTCCTCGGCGGGCTGGCCCTCTCGGTCGCGACCGAGGCACTCCAGCTGGCCACGGGCCGCAACGCGGACATCGACGACGTGCTGGCCAACACCGCGGGAGTGGCGTTGGGCACCGCTATCGTCGTGGTCGTCCGCGCCGTCGTGGACCGGGCGCGAGCCTCCGAGGAATGGGCCCGCGTGACGACATGGCGCGTGACGGCGGCCGCGGTGACGATCCTCGGCGTGGTGGCCCCCTTCGTGACCGTCGTCGCGATCAACGCCGGAGACCGGACCGGAGTCGTCTATTACGGGCACCTGCGCCCCTCCGGGGTGCGCCTTCCCGGCTCGATCCCGGCGCAGGGGGCGAAGGCGAACCTCTACCGCTTCGCGCCCGCCGAGACCCAGGAGGCGACTCTGGCGAGGCTGCGACGCCAGGTCGGCGTCAAGGGGGACTGCGTCAAGAAGGGGGAGGCGTGGATGTGTTCCGGTGAGGCCGCCATGCGGCTCGTGGTTCATTCCCACGGCACCTGGAGCCTCTTCCTCGACTCCGGCGCCGGTGCCAATCCCGATCCCGCCGGGGTTCCCGACGAGAAGGCGGGGTTGCCGCTGGCGCGTGCCCACCTCGCGGATCACGGCATCGATGTCGGCACGCTCACCTACCTCGGTGTCGGCGATGACTGGGAGGACGGCTACCTGCACCTCGATTACGCGAGCCGGGAGCACGGCGGAGACACGCGCCTGTGGGGCAAGGTCTCCGTCACCCTCGGCGAGAAGGGAGAACTGGTCGGGCTCGACGACGCGCGGATACCCGTCGAACTCGTTCGATCCGTCGGGACGATCTCCCCCCGCGCGGCGATCACGATCGCCCAGGATGTCGGGGCCGGTGCCACTCCCGAGATGGCCTCCGTGACGTCGGTCACCGCCTCTCACTACTTCGACGAGGATTCCGGGTACCTGATACCGGTCTGGCAGGTCGAGGGCTCCCTCCCCAACGGGAACCGGCCGGACATCAGCTGGAATCCCGTCATCGACGCCAGGGACGGCTGA
- a CDS encoding STM4015 family protein → MEYSEFNDDVDGLYRGDYAGLPIVSLRPPGAPMPPAGEAAWRVSVHVYNAKETFEEHFARFTETVDTTEVRALIVGGWAEAYEKDASGPIRLLTENAARLPALRSLFFAAMPQEECEISWIQQSDVTPLLESFPSLERLEVRGGTGLELRPVGHEHLRVLRFEAGGLPASVVRAVGMSELPALEYLEAWLGTSEYGGETTAADLENILSGERLPALRHLGLQNSEIQDEVAALVASAPVVARLESLAQSMGVLGDEGAEALLSGRPLTHLERLDLHHHYLTDAMVERLTSAFSGSGVQLDVSDQREPDGEWRYVAVAE, encoded by the coding sequence ATGGAGTACAGCGAGTTCAACGACGACGTCGACGGCCTCTACCGCGGAGACTACGCGGGCCTGCCCATCGTGAGCCTGCGTCCCCCGGGCGCCCCCATGCCCCCGGCCGGCGAGGCCGCGTGGCGGGTCTCGGTCCACGTCTACAACGCCAAGGAGACCTTCGAGGAGCACTTCGCGCGCTTCACCGAGACCGTCGACACCACCGAGGTCAGGGCGCTCATCGTCGGAGGCTGGGCCGAGGCCTACGAGAAGGACGCGTCGGGGCCCATCCGGCTGCTGACGGAGAACGCGGCGCGCCTCCCCGCGCTGCGCTCGCTCTTCTTCGCCGCGATGCCGCAGGAGGAGTGCGAGATCTCCTGGATCCAGCAGAGCGACGTCACGCCGTTGCTGGAGTCCTTCCCGTCGCTGGAGCGGCTGGAGGTGCGGGGCGGGACGGGCCTGGAGCTGCGGCCGGTCGGGCACGAGCACCTCAGGGTGCTGCGCTTCGAGGCGGGCGGGCTGCCCGCCTCCGTGGTCAGGGCGGTCGGCATGAGCGAGCTCCCCGCGCTCGAATACCTGGAGGCCTGGCTCGGCACGAGCGAGTACGGCGGCGAGACCACCGCGGCCGACCTGGAGAACATCCTGTCCGGCGAGCGGCTGCCCGCGCTCAGGCACCTGGGGCTGCAGAACAGCGAGATCCAGGACGAGGTCGCCGCTCTCGTCGCCTCCGCCCCCGTCGTGGCCCGGCTGGAGTCGCTCGCCCAGTCGATGGGCGTGCTCGGTGACGAGGGCGCCGAGGCCCTGCTGTCGGGGCGGCCCCTCACCCACCTCGAACGCCTGGACCTGCACCACCACTACCTGACCGACGCGATGGTCGAACGCCTCACCTCGGCGTTCTCCGGCTCCGGCGTCCAGCTCGACGTGTCCGATCAGAGGGAGCCCGACGGCGAGTGGCGCTACGTCGCGGTCGCCGAGTGA
- a CDS encoding TetR/AcrR family transcriptional regulator, whose protein sequence is MDACKRRGLRKDAEINRERIVAAARVAFREGGLDVPLEEIARRAEVNIATLYRRFPDREALIEAILADRMAEFVEAAEAAERADDPWEAFAGLVEHICGMQAADRGVTEGLTSCFPGEALEAPRARALAAVDRVIGRARRAGTLRADFTGQDLMLIMMANAGVLGSTRCAAPEAWRRLIGLILDACRTDRADRIAPPLPPAPSAEDMRNAMLTARPHR, encoded by the coding sequence ATGGACGCGTGCAAACGGCGGGGATTGCGCAAGGACGCCGAGATCAACAGGGAACGGATCGTGGCGGCGGCGCGCGTCGCGTTCCGTGAGGGCGGGCTCGACGTGCCCCTGGAGGAGATCGCCCGCCGGGCCGAGGTGAACATCGCCACCCTCTACCGGCGCTTCCCCGACCGCGAGGCACTCATCGAGGCGATCCTGGCCGACCGCATGGCCGAGTTCGTCGAGGCCGCCGAGGCGGCGGAACGCGCCGACGACCCGTGGGAGGCGTTCGCCGGACTGGTCGAGCACATCTGCGGGATGCAGGCCGCCGACCGGGGGGTGACCGAGGGCCTCACCTCCTGCTTCCCCGGGGAGGCGCTGGAGGCGCCGAGGGCGCGGGCGCTGGCGGCGGTCGACCGGGTGATCGGGCGGGCCCGTCGCGCCGGGACGCTGCGCGCCGACTTCACCGGCCAGGACCTGATGCTGATCATGATGGCCAACGCCGGGGTGCTCGGCTCCACGCGCTGCGCCGCCCCGGAGGCGTGGCGGCGGCTGATCGGCCTGATCCTCGACGCGTGCCGCACCGACCGCGCCGATCGGATCGCTCCCCCGCTCCCCCCGGCCCCCAGCGCCGAGGACATGCGCAACGCGATGCTCACGGCCCGGCCTCATCGCTGA
- a CDS encoding DoxX family protein: MNVALWIAQILLAAVFLLAGFVKSTRSRQDLSGQMPWVESFSDGQVRTIGILELLAGIGLILPAATGILPVLAPLAAVGLVITMIGAIAVHLRRKEYPGIAINVVFLVLAAFVAWGRFGPYAF, encoded by the coding sequence ATGAACGTCGCCCTCTGGATCGCGCAGATCCTGCTCGCCGCGGTCTTCCTCCTCGCGGGTTTCGTCAAGTCCACCAGGTCCCGCCAGGATCTGTCCGGCCAGATGCCGTGGGTGGAGAGCTTCTCGGACGGGCAGGTCAGGACCATCGGGATCCTTGAGCTGCTGGCAGGAATCGGCCTCATCCTGCCCGCCGCCACCGGCATTCTGCCCGTCCTGGCCCCGCTCGCCGCCGTCGGCCTGGTGATCACGATGATCGGTGCCATCGCCGTGCACCTCCGGCGCAAGGAGTATCCGGGGATCGCGATCAACGTGGTGTTCCTCGTGCTGGCCGCCTTCGTGGCCTGGGGCCGCTTCGGGCCCTACGCCTTCTGA
- a CDS encoding STM4014 family protein, with the protein MTALAVVGTPGDRRVTMFADACARQGLDGPAVVPWTSVLRGEEIRLAPETLVRIDSPGEDAEADALLRGPGEPSRVGGGARWYAGFVAGAARVRRAVAATPGAVLLADVEDVSVMFDKRLCHARLSAAGVPVPPALAGPVGGYAELRERMGEARWGRVFVKPAHGSSASGVIALHASGRRVRAVTSAELASGELHNSLRVRCYEDEPDLAAIVGLLAPDGLHVERWFPKASLGGRAIDLRVVVVDGTPTHAVVRAGRGPMTNLHLGGVRGDLGAVTAALGPRGWERALEICARAAACFPGSLAVGVDLMIGVDWREFAVAEVNAFGDLLPGLEGLPGGGAEGLDTYGAQVRAILARHTPRRSRRQNGGVT; encoded by the coding sequence GTGACCGCCCTCGCCGTCGTCGGCACGCCGGGCGACCGGCGGGTGACCATGTTCGCCGACGCCTGCGCCCGGCAGGGGCTGGACGGCCCCGCAGTCGTGCCGTGGACGTCCGTGCTGCGCGGTGAGGAGATCCGGCTCGCGCCGGAGACGCTCGTGCGGATCGACTCGCCGGGGGAGGACGCCGAGGCGGACGCGCTGCTGCGCGGCCCCGGCGAGCCGTCCCGGGTCGGCGGCGGCGCCCGCTGGTACGCCGGGTTCGTCGCCGGGGCCGCCCGGGTCCGCCGGGCCGTGGCCGCGACGCCGGGGGCGGTGCTGCTCGCCGACGTCGAGGACGTCTCGGTGATGTTCGACAAGCGGCTGTGCCACGCCAGGCTGTCGGCGGCCGGGGTGCCGGTGCCGCCGGCCCTCGCCGGGCCGGTCGGCGGCTACGCCGAGCTGCGCGAGCGGATGGGCGAGGCCCGCTGGGGCCGGGTGTTCGTCAAACCGGCCCACGGCTCGTCGGCCTCCGGCGTCATCGCCCTGCACGCGTCGGGCCGCCGGGTCAGGGCGGTGACCTCGGCGGAGCTGGCCTCCGGCGAGCTGCACAACTCCCTGAGGGTCAGGTGCTACGAGGACGAGCCCGACCTCGCGGCGATCGTCGGACTGCTGGCCCCGGACGGCCTCCACGTCGAGCGCTGGTTTCCCAAGGCGAGCCTCGGCGGGCGCGCGATCGACCTGAGGGTGGTCGTCGTGGACGGCACGCCCACCCACGCGGTCGTCCGCGCGGGCCGCGGCCCCATGACCAACCTCCACCTCGGTGGCGTACGGGGTGATCTGGGCGCCGTCACGGCCGCTCTCGGCCCCCGGGGGTGGGAGCGGGCCCTGGAGATCTGCGCGCGGGCGGCGGCCTGCTTCCCCGGGAGCCTCGCCGTCGGGGTCGACCTGATGATCGGGGTCGACTGGCGGGAGTTCGCGGTGGCCGAGGTGAACGCGTTCGGCGACCTGCTTCCCGGGCTGGAGGGCCTGCCCGGCGGCGGGGCCGAGGGCCTCGACACGTACGGCGCCCAGGTCCGCGCGATCCTCGCCCGGCACACGCCCCGGCGGTCTCGGCGGCAGAACGGGGGCGTGACTTGA
- a CDS encoding MFS transporter has translation MDNGHIRFNSATGRWVLLTTVLGSGMAMLDGTVVNVALPALGADLGADMAGLQWTVNAYTLTLAGLILLGGSLGDRYGRRRVFLVGVVWFALASALCGLAPNVETLISARALQGVGGALLTPGSLAIIQASFDRDDRPRAIGAWSGLGGVAAAVGPLLGGWLVETAGWRWVFLINLPLAALVVAVAVRHVPESRNSEATGRFDVLGAALAALALAGITYGLIDLAIVPITVGVLLGAAFVWLEIRRSPEALVPVEVFASRVFTAVNVVTFIMYAAMGVVFFLLVVQLQVSAGFSPLLAGTSMIPVTILMLLLSSRAGELAKRFGPRLPMTAGILLCAGALLLMSRIGPGSSYVVDVLLPTALFGLGLSAAVAPLTATVLATAAERHAGVASGVNNAVARTGGLLAVAAIPPLAGLTGDAYDSPEIFTTGFHTTMLVSASMLGVAALLTFLTIRENVLIQAEPKLGCPVTAPQPGK, from the coding sequence ATGGACAATGGTCACATCCGTTTCAACTCCGCGACGGGTCGCTGGGTTCTCCTGACCACCGTGCTCGGCTCCGGCATGGCCATGCTGGACGGCACGGTCGTCAACGTGGCCCTGCCCGCGCTCGGCGCCGATCTCGGCGCCGACATGGCGGGGCTGCAGTGGACGGTCAACGCCTACACCCTCACGCTGGCGGGCCTGATCCTGCTGGGCGGATCGCTCGGCGACCGGTACGGCAGGCGCAGGGTCTTCCTGGTCGGCGTCGTCTGGTTCGCCCTCGCGTCGGCCCTGTGCGGCCTGGCGCCCAACGTGGAGACGCTGATCTCGGCCCGTGCCCTGCAGGGCGTCGGCGGGGCGCTGCTCACCCCGGGATCCCTCGCCATCATCCAGGCGTCCTTCGACCGCGATGACCGGCCCCGGGCTATCGGGGCGTGGTCGGGCCTGGGCGGGGTTGCCGCGGCCGTCGGCCCGCTGCTCGGCGGGTGGCTGGTCGAGACGGCCGGATGGCGCTGGGTGTTCCTGATCAACCTGCCGCTGGCGGCCCTCGTCGTGGCGGTCGCCGTACGGCACGTCCCGGAGAGCAGGAACTCCGAGGCCACCGGCCGGTTCGACGTCCTGGGCGCGGCGCTGGCGGCGCTGGCGCTGGCCGGGATCACCTACGGCCTGATCGACCTGGCGATCGTCCCGATCACGGTGGGCGTGCTGCTGGGCGCGGCCTTCGTCTGGCTGGAGATCAGGCGCTCGCCCGAGGCGCTCGTACCGGTCGAGGTCTTCGCGTCGAGGGTGTTCACCGCGGTCAACGTCGTCACCTTCATCATGTACGCCGCGATGGGCGTGGTGTTCTTCCTCCTGGTCGTCCAGCTGCAGGTGTCGGCGGGCTTCTCCCCGCTGCTGGCCGGGACCTCGATGATCCCGGTGACGATCCTGATGCTGCTGCTGTCGTCGCGCGCGGGCGAGCTGGCCAAGCGGTTCGGGCCCCGGCTGCCGATGACGGCCGGCATCCTGCTCTGCGCCGGGGCCCTGCTGCTGATGTCGCGGATCGGCCCCGGCTCGTCGTACGTGGTGGACGTGCTGCTCCCGACGGCCCTGTTCGGGCTGGGCCTGTCGGCGGCGGTCGCGCCGCTCACCGCGACGGTGCTGGCCACCGCCGCCGAGCGCCACGCGGGGGTGGCGAGCGGCGTCAACAACGCCGTCGCCAGGACCGGCGGGCTGCTCGCGGTGGCCGCGATCCCCCCGTTGGCCGGGCTGACCGGCGACGCCTACGACTCCCCCGAGATCTTCACCACCGGGTTCCACACGACGATGCTGGTCAGCGCGTCGATGCTGGGCGTCGCGGCGCTGCTCACCTTCCTCACCATCCGGGAGAACGTGCTGATCCAGGCGGAGCCGAAGCTGGGCTGCCCGGTGACGGCCCCCCAGCCGGGCAAGTGA
- a CDS encoding TetR/AcrR family transcriptional regulator: MPRISAATIGEHRAQTQDRILRAVSRLSRNQGIDAISMTDVASEAEITRTVLYNYFPDKAALLLAFTERVTHYFIDSYERELPDRASPAERLRVFVRLQLDGLLAHPHPGPADLSAALGPDAYQRLADHVEPMQRILTGIIDSGVSSGDFQVPDVAAAARIILAVIGAERVPLLSGEVTPEEAERIVSGFVLRGLGSRSVPDSPGSSGSPDGV; this comes from the coding sequence ATGCCCCGGATTTCGGCCGCGACCATCGGCGAGCACCGCGCCCAGACCCAGGATCGCATCCTGCGGGCCGTCTCCCGTCTCTCGCGGAACCAGGGCATCGACGCCATCTCCATGACCGACGTGGCGAGCGAGGCCGAGATCACCCGCACCGTCCTGTACAACTACTTCCCGGACAAGGCGGCGCTGCTGCTCGCCTTCACCGAGCGGGTGACGCACTACTTCATCGACAGCTACGAGCGGGAGCTGCCCGACCGCGCCTCGCCCGCCGAGCGGCTGCGGGTCTTCGTCAGGCTCCAGCTCGACGGGCTGCTCGCCCACCCCCACCCCGGCCCCGCCGACCTGTCGGCGGCACTGGGCCCCGACGCCTACCAGCGCCTGGCCGACCACGTCGAGCCGATGCAGCGCATCCTGACGGGCATCATCGACAGCGGCGTGTCGTCGGGCGACTTCCAGGTCCCCGACGTGGCCGCCGCCGCCCGGATCATCCTCGCCGTCATCGGCGCCGAGCGGGTACCGCTGCTCAGCGGCGAGGTGACGCCCGAGGAGGCCGAGAGGATCGTCTCGGGTTTCGTGCTCCGCGGCCTCGGTTCCCGAAGCGTCCCGGATTCCCCTGGCTCCTCTGGCTCCCCTGACGGAGTCTGA
- a CDS encoding biliverdin-producing heme oxygenase gives MSDSPFSEVLRNATWGDHESAEDESYLKALMAGSLSPEAYGEMVAQHYFAYVALESASRSLAADPVAAPFVLPELYREEALVRDLETIYGSGWRSRIEPSKPTLTLVARINQVATWPGGYIAHHYTRYMGDLSGGQFIRMELQKIYGYQPGGGVDFYLFEGIGSLPRFKNEYRARLDALPLNEAEKGRLIRETRLAYLLNTEVLGELGRVARSELVA, from the coding sequence ATGAGCGATTCGCCCTTCTCGGAAGTCCTCAGGAACGCCACCTGGGGTGATCACGAGTCCGCCGAGGACGAGAGCTACCTCAAGGCACTGATGGCGGGCAGCCTCAGCCCCGAGGCCTACGGCGAGATGGTCGCCCAGCACTACTTCGCCTACGTGGCCCTGGAGAGCGCCTCCCGCTCGCTGGCCGCGGATCCCGTCGCGGCGCCGTTCGTCCTCCCCGAGCTCTACCGGGAGGAGGCGCTGGTCCGCGACCTGGAGACGATCTACGGGTCCGGTTGGCGAAGCAGGATCGAGCCCTCCAAGCCGACCCTGACCCTGGTCGCCCGCATCAACCAGGTGGCCACCTGGCCGGGCGGCTACATCGCCCACCACTACACCCGCTACATGGGCGACCTGTCCGGCGGCCAGTTCATCCGGATGGAGCTGCAGAAGATCTACGGCTACCAGCCGGGCGGCGGCGTCGACTTCTACCTCTTCGAGGGGATCGGCAGCCTGCCCCGCTTCAAGAACGAGTATCGGGCCCGGCTGGACGCCCTTCCCCTGAACGAGGCGGAGAAGGGGCGGCTGATCCGCGAGACCAGGCTCGCGTACCTGCTCAACACCGAGGTCCTGGGCGAGCTCGGCCGGGTGGCCCGGTCCGAGCTCGTCGCCTGA
- a CDS encoding response regulator transcription factor — MTIRVLIVDDQGMVRTGFTVFLSSQPDIEVVGEAANGAEAVARVAELRPDVVLMDVRMPVMDGLTATRRILAPDAYPVPVVPVVPVVPVVPVVPVVPVVPPAPSAALGRPGADPVAPAGSPASSGPPGDPGARPSVPKVLILTTFDLDDYVYEALRAGASGFLLKDASAQQLAEAVRVVAAGEALLAPSVTRRLIAEFARVGPSRPRGRLDDITERETEVLALIARGRSNQEIAKDLMLSEQTVKTHVGRILAKLNLRDRAQAIVHAYETGLVRPGE, encoded by the coding sequence ATGACGATCCGGGTGCTCATAGTCGACGACCAGGGCATGGTACGGACCGGTTTCACCGTGTTCCTGAGCTCGCAGCCCGACATCGAGGTCGTCGGCGAGGCCGCCAACGGCGCCGAGGCCGTGGCGCGGGTGGCCGAGCTGCGGCCCGACGTGGTGCTGATGGACGTGCGCATGCCGGTGATGGACGGCCTGACCGCCACCCGCCGCATCCTCGCCCCCGACGCCTACCCCGTTCCCGTCGTTCCCGTCGTTCCCGTCGTTCCCGTCGTTCCCGTCGTTCCCGTCGTTCCCGTCGTTCCCCCCGCGCCCTCGGCCGCTCTCGGACGGCCGGGCGCCGACCCCGTCGCGCCCGCGGGCTCCCCCGCGTCCTCCGGCCCGCCCGGCGATCCCGGCGCGCGGCCTTCCGTGCCGAAGGTGCTGATCCTGACCACGTTCGACCTCGACGACTACGTGTACGAGGCGCTGCGCGCGGGGGCCAGCGGCTTCCTGCTCAAGGACGCCTCCGCGCAGCAGCTGGCCGAGGCGGTCCGGGTGGTGGCGGCCGGGGAGGCGCTGCTGGCGCCCTCGGTGACCCGGCGGCTGATCGCGGAGTTCGCCCGCGTCGGCCCGAGCCGCCCGCGCGGGCGCCTGGACGACATCACCGAGCGGGAGACGGAGGTGCTCGCGCTCATCGCGCGGGGCAGGTCCAACCAGGAGATCGCCAAGGATCTCATGCTGTCGGAACAGACGGTCAAGACCCACGTGGGCCGGATCCTCGCGAAGCTGAACCTGCGCGACCGCGCCCAGGCGATCGTCCACGCCTACGAGACGGGCCTGGTCCGTCCGGGCGAGTGA
- a CDS encoding acyltransferase family protein, translating into MASLAAGIEAATPGSRDRGVDALRALAIAGVVLGHWLVTAWDRGAAGAVHMSSPLSHLPEFTPLSWVFQTLAVFFLVGGYAAARGLRSAAARDQEAHDPGTWVRARMGRLLGPAVPLALIWAGIAVGMALRGTSAGTIRAMVVPAIGPLWFLAVFAALTAATPLLLRAHPVVTAAVAFAVVLGVDLARYGLDAPAWTGWANLAAGWLVPYALGIAWAGGLLASRRVAVALLAGGAAGAALLAGGFGYPASMVGVTGAAVSNLSPPSLAGVCFGIAQVGLALLVRAPLARLMRRPRWWAVVALANLSAMTIFLWHQSAVIVIAVAALRFGDVPGLLAAPDEPVWLLHRLAWLPVFAAVLALAWLPGSVRGRFNDRVSSSA; encoded by the coding sequence GTGGCTAGCCTCGCGGCCGGGATCGAGGCGGCGACGCCCGGGAGCAGGGACCGTGGGGTGGACGCGCTGCGGGCGCTGGCGATCGCGGGCGTGGTGCTGGGGCACTGGCTGGTGACGGCGTGGGACCGGGGCGCGGCGGGGGCCGTCCACATGTCCAGCCCGCTCAGCCACCTGCCGGAGTTCACGCCGCTGTCATGGGTGTTCCAGACGCTGGCGGTGTTCTTCCTCGTCGGCGGCTACGCGGCGGCGCGAGGCCTCCGCTCGGCGGCGGCCCGCGACCAGGAGGCCCATGACCCGGGGACCTGGGTGCGGGCCAGGATGGGGAGGCTGCTGGGGCCGGCGGTGCCACTGGCCCTGATCTGGGCAGGGATCGCGGTGGGGATGGCGCTGCGCGGGACCTCGGCGGGAACGATCAGGGCGATGGTGGTCCCGGCGATCGGGCCGCTGTGGTTCCTCGCCGTCTTCGCCGCGCTGACCGCGGCCACTCCCCTCCTTCTGCGCGCGCACCCGGTCGTCACGGCCGCCGTGGCGTTCGCGGTCGTGCTCGGGGTGGACCTGGCCAGGTACGGGCTCGACGCCCCCGCCTGGACGGGGTGGGCGAACCTGGCCGCCGGCTGGCTGGTGCCGTACGCGCTGGGGATCGCCTGGGCGGGCGGGCTGCTCGCCTCGCGACGGGTGGCGGTGGCGCTGCTGGCCGGCGGGGCGGCCGGGGCGGCGCTGCTGGCCGGCGGGTTCGGGTATCCGGCGAGCATGGTGGGCGTGACCGGCGCCGCGGTCTCCAACCTCAGCCCGCCCAGCCTGGCCGGGGTCTGCTTCGGGATCGCCCAGGTGGGGCTGGCGCTGCTCGTACGCGCGCCGCTGGCCCGGCTGATGCGACGTCCCCGGTGGTGGGCGGTGGTCGCGCTGGCCAACCTGTCGGCGATGACGATCTTCCTGTGGCACCAGAGCGCGGTGATCGTGATCGCCGTCGCCGCCCTGCGCTTCGGCGACGTGCCCGGCCTGCTCGCCGCGCCCGACGAGCCGGTCTGGTTGCTGCACCGGCTGGCCTGGCTGCCGGTGTTCGCGGCCGTTCTCGCGCTCGCCTGGCTTCCGGGATCGGTGCGCGGACGATTTAATGACAGGGTGTCGTCATCGGCTTGA